The Candidatus Eisenbacteria bacterium genome includes a region encoding these proteins:
- a CDS encoding metallophosphoesterase family protein, producing MRLALVSDVHGNLEALDAVLADLDERRPDAIACLGDFVGYGAAPNDCIDRLLPRIEAAVAGNHDLAACGRIKLGYFNPEAARAAVWTTETLTPEHMTYLRGLPFTVQWRGTRLVHASPSEPEEWHYVFSPGDAAYEMESCAESVCFIGHSHYPGTFELAGPRVSYTRDARVAGTAGRRYLVNVPSVGQPRDGDPRAGYLVYDDVHFTFEHVRLEYDVAGAMRRIREAGLPAFLAERLQWGE from the coding sequence ATGCGCCTCGCGCTGGTCTCCGACGTCCACGGCAACCTCGAGGCGCTCGACGCCGTGCTCGCCGACCTCGACGAGCGGCGGCCCGACGCGATCGCCTGCCTGGGCGACTTCGTCGGCTACGGCGCGGCGCCCAACGACTGCATTGACCGGCTGCTGCCGCGCATCGAGGCGGCGGTCGCCGGCAACCACGACCTGGCCGCGTGCGGGCGCATCAAGCTCGGATACTTCAATCCGGAAGCCGCGCGGGCCGCCGTGTGGACGACCGAGACGCTGACGCCCGAGCACATGACCTACCTGCGCGGCCTGCCGTTCACGGTCCAGTGGCGGGGAACGCGCCTCGTGCACGCGTCGCCGTCCGAACCGGAGGAGTGGCACTACGTGTTCTCGCCGGGCGACGCCGCGTACGAGATGGAGTCGTGCGCCGAGTCGGTGTGCTTCATCGGCCACTCGCACTACCCGGGCACGTTCGAGCTCGCGGGACCGCGCGTCAGCTACACGCGCGACGCGCGCGTCGCGGGAACCGCCGGACGGCGCTACCTCGTCAACGTGCCGAGCGTCGGGCAGCCTCGCGACGGCGATCCGCGGGCCGGCTACCTCGTGTACGACGACGTGCACTTCACGTTCGAGCACGTGCGGCTGGAGTACGACGTGGCGGGCGCCATGCGGCGCATTCGCGAAGCCGGCCTGCCGGCGTTCCTCGCCGAACGCCTGCAGTGGGGCGAATAG
- a CDS encoding DUF2723 domain-containing protein produces the protein MNLKSRVPAIAGLFVLAATLFAYFKTLTPTVPFWDAGEFIAVSRILGIPHPPGTPFYVLIGRIFTMLPWGTTAQQVNALSAVAGALAVFISYLAILRLARRAFGESREDWQEWAAIGGAVCGALMLAFSDGFWENSVEAEVYQLMSLAQILVFWLGLRWWEAHDRRPTVGPLLLATYLMWLSVGLHLGVGVMGAPLIVLVAFVDWKVAILFAMPFLSLLRVPAGLEKMAGAVLVLGIAQIVWFGFQRKLPGWLVLLSAAAGLWGVRYAASDANFTPAAALASVASLVVPWLWMSRRHREGRVLLLALFLMVAGYSTHLYLPIRAAQHPAINEGAPATWDKLRDLLERKQYGEMNMTDSDGDGVFDRRGMTSFSRIADIQLNKEFWRYFRRQWLLFGGDDWDAVEYYGATRANGDVLGGLDYARRLLFPPGAIVPLLLGLAGALWQARRDPRRGFLFNLAFFGLNTAGLIVFLNFSDHEVRQRDYFFQSGYHAYTLWIGLGAVWLIGWVRESFADGGLRRWATWGTLALMVAMPFQLMRNMWFTHDRSGNYIARDYAYNMLAPLAPNSFMFTNGDNDTFPLWYIQQVEGFRKDVRIVNLSLLNTDWYIRQLRDEPPKLPVVLDDATIDQLGLGAIRDPQTGRVIYTNEFMVHHLLQEDRNPDGSWKRQPYFAVTVPEHYGYDNLFSLQGLVYEVKSDSTMAGLDVAATTKALYKTFLYRGLFTADGSWDPRVYKDENSETLSRNYAAAHLQLALYYRRTGDLPKAISEMERITRMFPNFPEIHTPLGLFYMESGDTAKAFGFYEQLAKRFPGSPEARYYWGATLAMERRMDEAIREFEMAVQLDPTYAQAYYGLYTSLRQMGNREAAIAVLQRWLTNVPNDPQASGLLQAERGFDASQAPTRRPPTVPVP, from the coding sequence ATGAACCTGAAGTCGCGTGTGCCGGCGATCGCGGGGCTGTTCGTGCTCGCCGCGACGCTGTTCGCCTACTTCAAGACGCTCACGCCCACGGTGCCCTTCTGGGACGCGGGCGAGTTCATCGCCGTATCGCGCATCCTCGGAATCCCGCACCCGCCGGGCACGCCGTTCTACGTCCTGATCGGACGCATCTTCACGATGCTTCCGTGGGGAACGACCGCGCAGCAGGTCAACGCGCTCTCGGCCGTCGCCGGCGCGCTGGCGGTGTTCATCAGCTATCTCGCGATCCTGCGGCTCGCGCGCCGCGCCTTCGGCGAGTCGCGCGAGGACTGGCAGGAGTGGGCGGCGATCGGCGGCGCGGTGTGCGGCGCGCTGATGCTCGCCTTCAGCGACGGCTTCTGGGAGAACTCGGTCGAGGCCGAGGTCTACCAGCTCATGAGCCTGGCGCAGATCCTCGTCTTCTGGCTCGGCCTGCGATGGTGGGAGGCGCACGACCGCCGGCCCACGGTCGGCCCGCTGCTGCTCGCCACCTACCTGATGTGGCTGTCCGTCGGCCTCCACCTCGGGGTCGGAGTCATGGGCGCGCCGCTGATCGTGCTGGTCGCGTTCGTGGACTGGAAGGTCGCGATCCTGTTCGCGATGCCGTTCCTCTCGCTGCTGCGCGTGCCGGCGGGCCTCGAGAAGATGGCGGGCGCGGTGCTCGTGCTGGGCATCGCCCAGATCGTCTGGTTCGGGTTCCAGCGCAAGCTGCCCGGCTGGCTGGTGCTGCTGAGCGCCGCCGCGGGACTGTGGGGGGTCCGCTACGCGGCCTCCGACGCGAACTTCACCCCGGCCGCGGCGCTCGCCTCGGTCGCGTCGCTCGTCGTGCCGTGGCTGTGGATGTCGCGCAGGCATCGCGAGGGCCGCGTGCTCCTGCTCGCGCTCTTCCTGATGGTGGCGGGCTACTCGACGCACCTCTACCTGCCGATCCGCGCGGCCCAGCATCCGGCGATCAACGAGGGCGCGCCCGCGACCTGGGACAAGCTGCGCGACCTGCTCGAACGCAAGCAGTACGGCGAGATGAACATGACCGACTCCGACGGGGACGGCGTCTTCGACCGCCGCGGCATGACGTCGTTCTCGCGCATCGCCGACATCCAGCTCAACAAGGAGTTCTGGCGCTACTTCCGCCGCCAGTGGCTGCTGTTCGGCGGCGACGACTGGGACGCGGTCGAGTACTACGGCGCGACGCGCGCCAACGGCGACGTGCTCGGCGGGCTCGACTACGCGCGGCGGCTGCTGTTTCCGCCGGGCGCGATCGTGCCGTTGCTGCTCGGCCTCGCCGGGGCGCTGTGGCAGGCGCGCCGCGACCCGCGCCGCGGGTTCCTGTTCAATCTCGCGTTCTTCGGGCTCAACACCGCCGGCCTGATCGTGTTCCTCAACTTCAGCGACCACGAGGTGCGCCAGCGCGACTACTTCTTCCAGAGCGGCTATCACGCCTACACGCTGTGGATCGGGCTCGGGGCGGTGTGGCTGATCGGCTGGGTGCGCGAGTCCTTCGCCGACGGTGGCCTGCGGCGCTGGGCGACGTGGGGCACGCTCGCGCTGATGGTGGCGATGCCGTTCCAGTTGATGCGCAACATGTGGTTCACGCACGACCGCTCGGGCAACTACATCGCCCGCGACTACGCGTACAACATGCTCGCCCCGCTGGCGCCGAACTCGTTCATGTTCACCAACGGCGACAACGACACCTTCCCGCTCTGGTACATCCAGCAGGTCGAGGGCTTCCGCAAGGACGTGCGGATCGTCAACCTGAGCCTGCTCAACACCGACTGGTACATCCGCCAGCTTCGCGACGAGCCGCCGAAGCTCCCGGTCGTGCTCGACGACGCGACCATCGACCAGCTCGGGCTCGGGGCGATTCGCGACCCGCAGACGGGACGCGTCATCTACACCAACGAGTTCATGGTCCACCACCTGCTGCAGGAGGACCGCAATCCCGACGGCAGCTGGAAGCGCCAGCCCTATTTCGCGGTCACGGTTCCCGAGCACTACGGCTACGACAACCTGTTTTCGCTGCAGGGCCTGGTCTACGAGGTGAAGTCGGATTCGACGATGGCCGGGCTCGACGTGGCGGCGACCACGAAGGCGCTCTACAAGACCTTCCTCTACCGCGGGCTGTTCACGGCCGACGGGTCGTGGGACCCGCGCGTGTACAAGGACGAGAACTCCGAGACGCTGTCGCGCAACTACGCGGCCGCGCACCTGCAGCTGGCGCTTTACTACCGGCGCACAGGCGACCTGCCGAAGGCGATCTCCGAGATGGAGCGCATCACCCGGATGTTTCCGAACTTCCCCGAGATCCACACGCCGCTCGGCCTCTTCTACATGGAGTCCGGGGACACGGCGAAGGCGTTCGGCTTCTACGAACAGCTCGCGAAGCGCTTCCCGGGCAGCCCCGAGGCGCGCTACTACTGGGGCGCGACGCTGGCGATGGAGCGGCGCATGGACGAGGCGATCCGTGAGTTCGAAATGGCGGTGCAGCTCGACCCGACCTACGCTCAGGCGTATTACGGCCTGTACACGAGCCTGCGGCAGATGGGCAACCGCGAGGCGGCCATCGCGGTGTTGCAGCGCTGGCTCACGAACGTCCCGAACGATCCGCAGGCGTCGGGCCTGCTGCAGGCCGAGCGCGGATTCGACGCGTCGCAGGCGCCGACCCGGCGGCCTCCGACGGTGCCGGTGCCCTAG
- a CDS encoding glycosyltransferase family 4 protein — protein sequence MSAARRLLAVNFRDPAHPEAGGAELHLEEILLEAVRRGWDVTWLASAFRGAPPEGEHRGMRIVRRGDWWSFNLAVPRVLAREFGGARTPELVIEDINKVPCFTAQWTKAPVAVIVPHLFGVTAFQEANAAIATYVVALERLIPAAYRGSRFLAISESTRDDLVARGVPAGRVTVVHCGMNHERYTPDPSVAKAAEPTLVFVGRLRRYKGLDWVLRALPRVRAKFPSLRLDVIGDGPWQADLERRTRAAGLAETVRFHGFLPPSEKVRRLREAWALIQPSPKEGWGLTVIEAGACGTAVVAADSPGLRDSVRRDETGLLVPYGDDAALAGALERVLGDAGLRARLADAGVRWAAGFRWDDCARRSLDALTGEGA from the coding sequence ATGAGCGCTGCGCGTCGCCTGCTGGCCGTCAACTTCCGCGACCCCGCCCACCCGGAGGCGGGCGGCGCCGAACTGCACCTCGAGGAGATCCTGCTCGAGGCGGTGCGGCGCGGATGGGACGTCACCTGGCTGGCGAGCGCCTTTCGCGGCGCGCCGCCCGAGGGCGAGCACCGCGGCATGCGAATCGTGCGGCGCGGCGACTGGTGGAGCTTCAACCTCGCGGTGCCGCGCGTGCTGGCGCGCGAGTTCGGCGGCGCGCGCACGCCGGAGTTGGTGATCGAGGACATCAACAAGGTGCCGTGCTTCACGGCGCAGTGGACGAAGGCCCCGGTCGCGGTGATCGTGCCGCACCTGTTCGGCGTCACCGCCTTCCAGGAGGCGAACGCCGCGATCGCCACGTACGTGGTCGCGCTCGAGCGGCTGATTCCCGCCGCCTACCGCGGCTCGCGCTTCCTGGCGATCTCCGAGAGCACGCGCGACGACCTCGTCGCGCGCGGCGTGCCGGCCGGGCGCGTGACGGTCGTGCACTGCGGCATGAACCACGAGCGCTACACCCCCGACCCTTCGGTCGCCAAGGCGGCCGAACCGACGCTGGTGTTCGTCGGCCGCCTGCGACGCTACAAGGGCCTCGACTGGGTGCTGCGAGCGCTGCCGCGCGTGCGCGCGAAGTTCCCTTCCCTGCGCCTCGACGTGATCGGCGACGGACCGTGGCAGGCGGATCTCGAGCGCCGGACGCGGGCTGCGGGGCTCGCGGAAACGGTCCGCTTCCACGGCTTCCTGCCGCCGTCCGAAAAAGTCCGCCGCCTGCGCGAGGCGTGGGCGCTGATCCAGCCGAGCCCCAAGGAGGGCTGGGGCCTGACGGTGATCGAAGCGGGCGCGTGCGGAACCGCGGTGGTCGCCGCCGACAGCCCGGGGCTGCGCGACTCGGTGCGACGCGACGAGACCGGCCTGCTCGTGCCCTACGGCGACGACGCGGCGCTGGCCGGCGCGCTGGAACGCGTGCTCGGCGACGCCGGCCTGCGCGCGCGGCTGGCGGACGCGGGCGTGCGCTGGGCCGCGGGATTCCGCTGGGACGACTGCGCGCGGCGGTCGCTCGACGCGCTCACCGGGGAGGGCGCGTGA
- the nusB gene encoding transcription antitermination factor NusB gives MSGPALGLRRRAREVAFRVAFQADVAGDSYPFAWSLRRDQEELTDDQLELIEDLIKLLDSRGPEVDDVLRAAAEHWPLHRLAATDRAVLRIAVAELFARPGSPVRVVLDEAIEIARRYGGAESGGFVNGVLDRAARVLRPEEF, from the coding sequence ATGAGCGGCCCGGCGCTGGGCCTGCGGCGGCGCGCGCGCGAGGTGGCGTTCCGCGTCGCGTTCCAGGCCGACGTGGCCGGCGATTCGTACCCGTTCGCCTGGTCGCTGCGCCGGGATCAGGAGGAGCTCACCGACGACCAGCTCGAGCTCATCGAGGACCTGATCAAGCTGCTCGACTCGCGCGGGCCCGAGGTGGACGACGTCCTCCGCGCGGCCGCCGAGCACTGGCCGCTGCACCGGCTCGCGGCCACCGACCGTGCGGTTCTGCGCATCGCCGTCGCCGAGCTGTTCGCGCGGCCGGGCTCGCCCGTGCGCGTCGTGCTCGACGAGGCGATCGAGATCGCGCGCCGTTACGGCGGCGCCGAATCGGGCGGGTTCGTGAACGGCGTGCTCGACCGCGCCGCGCGCGTGCTGCGGCCGGAGGAGTTCTGA
- a CDS encoding flippase-like domain-containing protein, which produces MSGPGRPSPKTALLLGAKVVLSLGLFAWLFRKIDWSQVDSIRHARLEWLAVAFGLMLASNVLGSYQWSRLLRGAGIGLPFWKVCAYYHVGLFFNNFLPANVGGDFARVMDASRTTGSRATSFSTVLLDRMIGTVTLAGLAVVTTLPAIDHFHLGVVYAGLLFVFVASGMLLWAIFHPRSLATVERLLSGLGLGRLKPALDELADRLQGFRHQRRLFMELFIVALIVQVMRVGVHVLTARALGLAVPAAYFFLFVPLLAVIVSLPISLNGIGVREAAGIQLFGLVGLSPGRAFSLQFTTYLVAVAVSLIGGVVFLVRIPHRRAEARSSRRLPE; this is translated from the coding sequence GTGAGCGGGCCCGGCCGGCCGTCGCCGAAAACCGCCCTGCTGCTCGGCGCGAAGGTCGTGCTGTCCCTCGGGCTCTTCGCCTGGCTGTTCCGCAAGATCGACTGGTCGCAGGTGGACTCGATCCGGCACGCGCGCCTCGAGTGGCTGGCCGTCGCGTTCGGGCTGATGCTGGCGAGCAACGTGCTCGGCTCCTACCAGTGGAGCCGGCTGCTTCGCGGCGCGGGCATCGGTCTGCCCTTCTGGAAGGTGTGCGCCTACTACCACGTCGGACTTTTCTTCAACAACTTCCTGCCCGCGAACGTCGGCGGCGACTTCGCGCGCGTCATGGACGCGTCACGCACGACCGGCTCGCGCGCGACCTCGTTCTCGACCGTGCTGCTCGACCGCATGATCGGCACCGTCACGCTCGCCGGGCTCGCGGTCGTGACGACCCTTCCGGCCATTGACCACTTTCACCTCGGCGTCGTCTATGCCGGGCTGCTGTTCGTGTTCGTCGCCTCGGGGATGCTGCTGTGGGCGATCTTTCATCCGCGGTCGCTCGCCACCGTCGAGCGGCTGCTGTCGGGCCTGGGGCTGGGCCGGCTCAAGCCCGCGCTGGACGAGCTCGCCGACCGGCTGCAGGGGTTCCGGCACCAGCGGCGACTCTTCATGGAGTTGTTCATCGTCGCGCTGATCGTGCAGGTCATGCGCGTCGGCGTGCACGTCCTGACCGCCCGCGCGCTCGGGCTGGCCGTGCCCGCCGCCTACTTCTTCCTTTTCGTGCCGTTGCTCGCGGTGATAGTGTCCCTGCCCATCTCGTTGAACGGCATCGGTGTGCGCGAAGCGGCGGGAATCCAGTTGTTCGGCCTGGTCGGCCTTTCCCCGGGTCGCGCCTTCTCGTTGCAGTTCACGACCTACCTCGTCGCCGTCGCGGTCAGCCTGATCGGAGGAGTGGTGTTCCTCGTGCGCATCCCGCACCGCCGTGCCGAAGCCCGGAGCAGCCGGAGGCTCCCCGAATGA
- a CDS encoding class I SAM-dependent methyltransferase, with protein MARESTLDHWESYWKGHQADIHDTYSTGGRLVREVLADGPVEGRVVMEIGAGSGRDLIALAKLGARGVVLDYSPASLAVVRQVAAAQGVPVLLVQADATRMPFRDGAIDVSFHQGLLEHFRDPMPLLRENARVTARGGRMIVDVPQTFHAYTLMKNALILANRWFAGWETQFTPAQLERLCAATGLDVVRTYGDWMVPGLGYRVVREVLKRGLGLRLPLHPRGPAFWSNGWESVRARLRRRRWALWTCHVIGTVARRR; from the coding sequence TTGGCGCGCGAGTCCACCCTCGACCACTGGGAGTCCTACTGGAAGGGGCACCAGGCCGACATCCACGACACGTACTCGACGGGCGGGCGGCTCGTGCGCGAGGTGCTCGCCGACGGTCCGGTCGAAGGCCGCGTCGTGATGGAGATCGGCGCCGGCTCCGGCCGCGACCTGATCGCGCTCGCGAAGCTCGGGGCCCGCGGCGTCGTGCTGGACTACTCGCCCGCCTCGCTGGCGGTGGTGCGGCAGGTGGCCGCCGCGCAGGGCGTCCCGGTCCTGTTGGTGCAGGCCGACGCCACGCGCATGCCCTTCCGGGACGGCGCCATTGACGTCTCGTTCCACCAGGGCCTGCTCGAGCACTTCCGCGATCCCATGCCGCTGCTGCGCGAGAACGCGCGCGTGACGGCCCGAGGCGGGCGGATGATCGTGGACGTTCCGCAGACCTTCCACGCCTACACGCTGATGAAGAACGCGCTGATCCTCGCGAACCGGTGGTTCGCGGGCTGGGAGACGCAGTTCACTCCCGCTCAGCTCGAGCGCCTGTGCGCGGCCACCGGCCTGGACGTGGTCCGCACCTACGGGGACTGGATGGTGCCGGGGCTCGGCTACCGCGTCGTGCGCGAGGTCCTGAAGCGCGGCCTCGGCCTGCGGCTGCCGCTGCATCCGCGCGGACCGGCCTTCTGGTCGAACGGCTGGGAGTCCGTGCGCGCGAGGCTCCGCCGGCGGCGCTGGGCGCTGTGGACCTGCCACGTCATCGGCACGGTGGCGCGCCGGCGATGA